In one Spirosoma rigui genomic region, the following are encoded:
- a CDS encoding family 16 glycoside hydrolase: MVKLSVAIPLRWVLSIGWTLGASLAVGQPTPPPGIPLPLNDLSAFVSTTPNWQVVSGVRADLNKPNTLTIDKGTGVLVNMPLPANQASKLAGKQTNAVTTMQFGDVDLELDYLLPAKSNSGIYLQGRYEIQLFDSWDVRSPRTADNGSIYERWDDKRPDGQQGYDGHPARQNASRAPGLWQHLKISFQAPRFSTSVAGGVPQKTQNARMVRVELNGVVIHEDVELTGPTRGSLFSDEKPTGPLMLQGDHGAVAFRNIRYINYDKPRPELMNLKYAVYKGKYEKEPEYSRTAPESEGTIDVLSANVSRIPNEFLIRYTGTLRVAEPGEYRFNLGAPGGGGMLKVNNQAVVASGTNMGKVTLAKGDFPFEMFYSKFVDWEKPNLGLAIAGPGIREYLVTDATSGANDEVDPIIIDAPTNTILRSFMDMPGEKNAQGRTLRVVHAISVGSPEQVHYTYDLDKGALVQVWRGAFLDATPMWHDRGDGSSRPMGMVQRMGAPALFLTKLASPQANWVTDTTGSGYRPKGYVLDEADRPTFRYMSYGSSVDDKIRVLANGQGIQREVTITSPASDLYARLATGTTISAAENGMYLVDGQQYLRIDDAAGGKPTIRQGSTGKQELIVPVKGKVVYSVLF; the protein is encoded by the coding sequence ATGGTTAAATTATCCGTGGCAATCCCCCTCCGGTGGGTGCTGAGTATTGGCTGGACGCTGGGTGCCAGCCTGGCTGTAGGCCAGCCTACCCCACCGCCCGGTATTCCGCTTCCCCTCAACGATCTAAGCGCGTTCGTATCAACCACCCCCAACTGGCAGGTAGTCAGCGGTGTCCGGGCCGATCTGAACAAGCCCAATACGCTCACCATCGACAAGGGCACGGGCGTCCTGGTAAACATGCCGCTCCCGGCCAACCAGGCCAGCAAACTGGCCGGTAAGCAAACCAACGCCGTTACAACCATGCAGTTTGGCGACGTCGACCTGGAGCTGGACTACCTCTTACCAGCCAAGTCCAACTCGGGTATTTACCTACAGGGCCGTTATGAAATCCAGCTCTTCGACAGCTGGGACGTGCGCAGTCCGCGCACGGCCGACAACGGGTCCATTTACGAACGCTGGGACGATAAACGACCCGACGGGCAGCAGGGCTACGACGGTCACCCCGCTCGCCAGAATGCCAGCCGGGCACCCGGCCTCTGGCAGCACCTGAAAATATCGTTCCAGGCTCCGCGCTTTAGTACCAGTGTAGCCGGCGGGGTACCGCAGAAAACCCAGAATGCGCGGATGGTCCGCGTTGAATTGAACGGTGTTGTGATCCACGAAGATGTTGAACTCACCGGTCCCACACGCGGATCGCTTTTTTCGGACGAGAAACCCACCGGTCCGCTCATGCTGCAGGGCGATCATGGCGCGGTAGCTTTCCGCAACATTCGCTACATCAATTACGACAAACCACGCCCGGAGCTGATGAACCTCAAGTACGCTGTCTATAAAGGCAAGTATGAAAAAGAGCCGGAGTACAGCCGGACAGCTCCCGAGTCGGAAGGAACGATTGATGTCTTGTCGGCGAATGTCAGCCGTATTCCAAACGAATTCCTGATCCGGTATACCGGCACGCTACGGGTAGCCGAACCGGGAGAGTACCGCTTTAACCTCGGTGCGCCGGGTGGCGGTGGGATGCTCAAAGTCAACAACCAGGCAGTAGTCGCATCCGGCACCAACATGGGCAAGGTAACGCTGGCGAAAGGCGACTTCCCCTTCGAGATGTTCTACTCCAAATTTGTGGATTGGGAGAAGCCTAACCTGGGCCTGGCCATCGCGGGGCCGGGTATCCGTGAGTACCTGGTGACCGATGCCACCAGCGGAGCCAACGACGAGGTCGACCCCATCATCATCGATGCCCCTACCAATACGATTCTGCGCAGTTTTATGGATATGCCGGGCGAGAAAAACGCCCAGGGACGCACGTTGCGGGTTGTCCATGCTATATCAGTGGGTAGCCCTGAGCAGGTGCACTATACTTACGACCTCGATAAAGGCGCGCTGGTGCAGGTCTGGCGCGGTGCCTTCCTGGATGCAACGCCCATGTGGCACGACCGGGGCGACGGCTCTTCGCGGCCCATGGGGATGGTTCAGCGGATGGGCGCTCCGGCACTGTTTCTGACCAAGCTCGCGTCGCCCCAGGCCAACTGGGTAACCGACACCACCGGTTCAGGTTACCGCCCGAAAGGTTACGTACTGGATGAGGCTGACCGGCCTACCTTCCGCTACATGAGCTACGGCAGTAGCGTTGACGACAAAATCAGGGTGCTGGCCAACGGTCAGGGCATTCAGCGCGAAGTCACGATCACTAGCCCGGCCAGCGACTTATATGCCCGTCTGGCCACGGGTACTACCATCAGCGCGGCAGAGAACGGCATGTATCTCGTCGACGGGCAGCAGTATCTCCGTATCGACGACGCTGCCGGCGGCAAACCAACCATCCGCCAGGGCAGCACCGGCAAGCAGGAACTGATCGTGCCGGTCAAGGGGAAAGTGGTGTACTCTGTTTTGTTTTAG
- a CDS encoding 3-keto-disaccharide hydrolase, whose translation MKNSLLSLAACAALLSLTTVSMAQVQPSKQSPESSEIWEPVPPVVTPGTVTANTSGTTPPSDAVVLFDGKNTDQWLAIKGYAPANWEKVNEGPLKWPVTDGVMYSTKGFSARSKKEFTDFQLHIEFKTPEKVEGNGQGRGNSGIFLQGRYELQVLDNYNNPTYVNGMVGSIYKQTIPLANPSRKPGEWQSYDIIYQAPRFNKAGLMLDYAYVTVLLNGVLVQNHAAIRGTTEYIGYPKVQAHGAGPILLQDHGNPVGFRNIWVREL comes from the coding sequence ATGAAAAATAGTCTTCTATCGCTGGCCGCCTGCGCTGCGTTATTGAGTTTGACAACCGTGTCGATGGCCCAGGTTCAGCCGAGTAAACAGTCGCCCGAATCGTCCGAAATATGGGAGCCGGTACCCCCCGTTGTTACCCCCGGTACTGTCACCGCCAACACCTCGGGCACGACGCCCCCTTCCGATGCCGTTGTGCTGTTCGACGGCAAAAACACCGATCAGTGGCTGGCTATTAAAGGGTATGCACCTGCCAACTGGGAAAAAGTGAACGAAGGTCCGCTGAAGTGGCCGGTGACGGATGGTGTAATGTATTCGACGAAAGGCTTTTCGGCCCGTTCCAAGAAGGAGTTCACCGATTTTCAGCTGCACATCGAATTCAAAACGCCCGAAAAGGTTGAAGGGAATGGACAGGGTCGCGGCAATAGCGGTATATTTCTGCAGGGTCGCTACGAGCTACAGGTCCTCGATAACTACAATAACCCAACCTACGTGAACGGTATGGTTGGTTCGATCTATAAGCAGACCATTCCTCTGGCCAACCCCAGCCGCAAGCCGGGCGAGTGGCAGTCATATGATATCATCTATCAGGCCCCACGTTTTAACAAAGCGGGTTTGATGCTCGATTACGCCTATGTGACGGTATTACTCAATGGAGTGCTGGTGCAGAATCATGCTGCCATCCGGGGTACGACCGAATACATTGGTTACCCAAAAGTGCAGGCCCACGGTGCTGGTCCAATCCTGCTCCAGGATCATGGCAACCCGGTTGGCTTCCGCAATATCTGGGTACGCGAACTGTAA
- a CDS encoding SixA phosphatase family protein, whose translation MATLMSCSSTTVYLVRHAEKVDESDSTDLSPSGKQRALALADTLASRGIDSIFTTPYRRTRQTAEPLARRLGIQSRDYAPKPIGAIVDRVDRIRGRTVLVVGHSNTVLEIARGLGAAPHLQTIEAGDFDNLFVVRIKRSLVGKRVGITEKTYGTVTLP comes from the coding sequence ATGGCAACATTGATGTCCTGTTCAAGTACTACAGTGTACCTGGTACGTCATGCCGAGAAGGTGGATGAATCGGACTCCACCGACCTGAGCCCGTCGGGAAAGCAGCGTGCGCTGGCCTTGGCCGATACGTTAGCCAGCCGCGGTATCGACTCAATTTTTACAACGCCCTACCGGCGCACCCGGCAAACCGCTGAGCCACTGGCCCGGCGGCTTGGTATTCAATCCCGGGACTATGCCCCCAAACCAATCGGCGCTATTGTGGACCGCGTAGACCGCATCCGGGGCAGGACCGTGCTGGTAGTTGGGCATAGTAATACAGTACTGGAAATTGCCCGGGGTCTGGGTGCCGCGCCCCACCTGCAGACGATCGAAGCGGGCGATTTTGATAACCTGTTTGTCGTACGGATCAAACGTAGCCTCGTTGGCAAACGCGTTGGAATAACCGAAAAAACGTATGGTACAGTAACGCTCCCCTGA
- a CDS encoding response regulator: MRLSSVLLITTNPNECTSLTDAFTGDNIVVHCVDEPTDAGVVQSMDQFLSTDTSRPSLIILDIDHTSGYRMGLLATFRQHLYSQNTPIIVYSQNNDNSFVERIYQEGVVSVFRRPSDWDDFAQTILKYWSRSEVRLPNESEEDYWAQRRGTSQSAGLSYYPRSQSE, translated from the coding sequence ATGCGCTTATCATCAGTTTTGCTCATCACGACGAACCCAAACGAGTGTACTTCGTTGACCGATGCCTTCACAGGTGATAATATTGTTGTTCACTGTGTAGATGAACCGACCGATGCAGGCGTCGTCCAGTCTATGGATCAGTTTCTATCCACAGACACGAGCCGCCCGTCGTTGATCATCCTGGATATTGATCATACGAGTGGGTATAGAATGGGATTGTTAGCTACGTTCCGACAGCACCTGTACAGCCAGAATACACCCATAATTGTTTACAGTCAGAATAACGACAATAGCTTCGTGGAGCGGATCTACCAGGAAGGCGTTGTGTCTGTCTTTCGACGCCCTTCTGATTGGGATGACTTTGCTCAGACCATATTGAAATACTGGTCACGGTCGGAGGTTCGATTGCCTAATGAATCAGAAGAGGATTACTGGGCCCAGCGACGGGGTACTTCACAGAGTGCGGGACTAAGTTACTACCCGCGTTCGCAGTCGGAGTAG
- a CDS encoding response regulator, translating to MRASSNLLHTILIVESDTGHQAHINQYVQQQSAVSLLVMDDIQAALSYLEMVRRNPTSLPTLLLVNYQDMLNAGYTLLDELEKRQLKSCIPVIALSDTDDKNSVEEAYDRGVASYFIKPRAYREWHSFLNLLIQYWFNEVTLPAYRIARQGA from the coding sequence ATGCGCGCGTCGTCTAACCTGCTCCATACGATCCTGATTGTCGAAAGTGACACAGGGCATCAGGCTCACATAAACCAGTATGTGCAGCAGCAGAGTGCCGTATCGCTGCTTGTTATGGACGATATTCAGGCGGCCCTATCCTATCTGGAAATGGTTCGGCGAAACCCGACTTCACTGCCTACCCTTTTATTGGTCAATTACCAGGATATGCTCAATGCCGGGTATACCTTGCTGGATGAATTGGAAAAGCGTCAGTTGAAAAGCTGCATCCCCGTCATCGCATTGAGCGATACGGACGACAAAAATAGTGTAGAGGAGGCCTACGATCGGGGTGTTGCTTCCTATTTTATTAAACCAAGAGCTTATCGTGAGTGGCATTCGTTTCTCAACCTGCTCATTCAATACTGGTTTAATGAAGTGACCCTGCCCGCCTACCGCATCGCCCGGCAGGGCGCGTAA
- a CDS encoding vWA domain-containing protein produces the protein MTKSAQHQIFNLIILDESGSMESIKTPTLTGFNEMVQTIKGAQVQFPDQQHYISLVAFNGLSIRTLLDRLPVDSLYPLTTDLYRPDASTPLYDAMGRSLLRLELQTEHLTNYSVLVSILTDGDENASREFGGAAIRAMVDRLTKLGWSFTYMGANHNVEQTAALLAIHSSIRFESTQASVEQLFDKDRKGRMAYYDKRSKGMSSEQAQNGYWEQP, from the coding sequence ATGACAAAATCAGCCCAACACCAGATTTTCAACCTTATCATTCTTGATGAGAGTGGTTCAATGGAATCAATCAAGACGCCAACGCTTACGGGGTTTAATGAAATGGTCCAAACCATAAAAGGAGCGCAGGTTCAATTTCCAGACCAGCAACATTATATCTCCCTGGTTGCTTTCAATGGACTCTCTATCCGTACGCTTCTCGATCGGTTGCCCGTTGATTCACTTTATCCGCTGACAACTGATTTGTATCGTCCTGACGCCAGCACGCCATTGTATGATGCAATGGGACGCAGTTTGCTGCGGCTCGAACTACAAACGGAGCACCTAACTAACTACTCTGTCCTGGTTAGCATATTGACAGACGGTGATGAAAATGCATCACGTGAGTTTGGCGGGGCAGCTATACGGGCTATGGTTGATCGGCTTACTAAACTTGGGTGGTCATTCACGTACATGGGTGCCAATCACAACGTTGAACAAACAGCTGCTTTACTCGCTATCCACTCGTCCATCCGTTTCGAAAGCACGCAGGCAAGTGTGGAGCAACTCTTTGACAAAGACCGAAAGGGACGTATGGCCTACTATGATAAACGAAGTAAAGGCATGTCGAGCGAGCAGGCTCAGAATGGTTACTGGGAACAGCCATAA
- a CDS encoding amidohydrolase family protein, protein MCSLFLRAVSVPRRNTTIPASALVYWLLGLLLHIPSGPARAHTADSLRVTVTEGTNMAADLSPDKKEIAMDLQGTIWLVPASGGLAKPITDALGDCRQPSWSPDGKLIAFHAFWDGRYHLWTIARTGGKPRQLTTGMYDDREPHWSPDGKRIVFASDRGGSYDIWQLTLADGKLTQLTTDSGNDFNPAFSPNGKQIAFVSDRTDAPGVYVISPGSAEKLVSATNAKLAGPAWQPDGSQLLYNVLTKAQSGLESATLADGKTQLLTAEAEDVFPFRTSWFGTSEYLYTADGLLKRRKIGGTTAQTIPFQALIALPRTTYKRKTYDFNSTQPQPVLGIKGPAISPDGKQIAFAALGDLWLLTKGDKIPKALTNGPAMDVEPAWSPDGTKLVYVSDRHGNMDVWIRDLNTGQDNLLADMPDDLNFPTWSPDGSKVAFYQSDLRNAWGRSTLYTADVTYTADVNAPQTTKIHESVFVPSQASWSADGRTIAISALHPYSSRYREGISEVLLISLDGKNDRYVSPAPGHSLGTRSKNGPVWSPDGSKMAYILDGLLWMTSVLPDGTPTGIPIQLTTEQAEAPTWTGDSKSLLYLATNEFKQITVADKRIEPIPMTLNWQIRQPNQSMVIHAGRLFDGKSGTYRQDVDILVDKNRIKAIEPHRTGRTGTLIDASTKTVMPGLFEMHTHQHSMVGEKIGRLWLSYGITSVREPGADPYDALERKESWASGVRPGPRQFFTGGLTDGTRIYYGAATSINSDAQLDRELKRAVRLGYDLIKTYVRMPDAMQQRITTFAHANGIPVSSHEIFPAMRYDVDAVEHIGGTSRRGYSPKITAMNRSYQDVIQLLSKSGMNITPTASLQGGFFVVASKDPNFYENRQYKAFYSEDYSNALQAGAAQIVKISPGYFANYSNLQKSIKALIGAGAHVTTGTDSPFVPYGLSLHTELQTFVDAGLSPYEALRSATLWAAETVGVSKDLGSVEPGKLADLVIVNGDPLTNIKDALNVETVIRNGDVLLIESLLKQP, encoded by the coding sequence ATGTGTTCCTTATTCCTGCGCGCCGTATCCGTTCCCAGGCGAAACACAACTATCCCCGCTAGCGCCCTTGTCTACTGGCTTCTGGGATTGCTACTACACATTCCCTCCGGCCCGGCCCGGGCCCACACCGCCGATTCACTCCGGGTTACCGTAACGGAAGGTACCAACATGGCCGCCGATCTCTCACCCGATAAAAAGGAGATTGCTATGGATCTGCAAGGTACGATCTGGCTCGTTCCCGCATCCGGTGGGCTGGCTAAACCGATTACTGACGCCCTTGGAGACTGCCGCCAGCCCAGCTGGTCGCCCGATGGGAAGCTGATTGCTTTTCACGCTTTCTGGGATGGCCGGTACCACCTCTGGACGATTGCCAGAACGGGGGGCAAACCGCGCCAGCTCACGACCGGCATGTACGACGATCGCGAACCCCACTGGTCGCCCGATGGTAAACGGATCGTGTTCGCGTCGGACCGGGGCGGCAGCTACGACATCTGGCAGCTCACCCTTGCCGACGGCAAGCTGACGCAGCTCACTACCGACTCCGGCAATGACTTCAACCCCGCCTTCTCGCCCAACGGTAAACAGATCGCTTTCGTATCCGACCGGACCGACGCACCGGGGGTTTATGTGATCAGTCCGGGCAGTGCCGAGAAACTTGTCTCGGCGACCAACGCGAAACTGGCCGGGCCAGCCTGGCAACCCGATGGATCGCAGTTGTTGTATAACGTGCTGACCAAAGCGCAGAGCGGGCTCGAAAGCGCTACGCTGGCCGATGGCAAAACCCAGCTGCTTACCGCCGAAGCGGAGGATGTTTTCCCATTCCGAACCAGCTGGTTCGGAACCAGCGAGTACCTGTACACCGCCGATGGACTATTAAAACGCCGGAAAATTGGCGGTACAACGGCGCAGACAATTCCCTTCCAAGCCCTGATCGCTTTGCCCCGGACGACCTACAAACGCAAGACCTACGACTTCAACAGCACCCAGCCCCAGCCCGTGCTGGGCATCAAAGGCCCCGCTATCTCACCCGATGGCAAACAGATTGCCTTTGCCGCACTGGGCGACCTGTGGCTGTTGACCAAAGGCGATAAAATTCCGAAAGCGCTGACCAATGGCCCAGCTATGGACGTCGAACCAGCCTGGTCGCCCGATGGTACCAAACTCGTCTACGTATCAGACCGTCATGGCAACATGGACGTCTGGATTCGCGATCTCAACACGGGGCAGGACAACCTATTGGCCGATATGCCCGACGACCTTAACTTCCCAACCTGGTCGCCCGACGGCAGTAAGGTGGCCTTTTACCAGAGCGATCTACGCAATGCGTGGGGACGTAGCACTCTCTACACAGCCGACGTGACCTACACGGCCGATGTAAACGCGCCCCAAACGACGAAAATCCATGAGTCGGTCTTTGTGCCGAGTCAGGCCAGTTGGTCGGCCGACGGGCGTACCATTGCCATTTCGGCGCTTCACCCTTACTCGTCGCGTTACCGGGAAGGTATCAGTGAAGTGCTGCTGATTTCGCTTGATGGCAAGAACGACCGTTACGTCTCGCCCGCGCCCGGTCACAGCCTCGGCACCCGTAGTAAGAACGGCCCCGTCTGGTCGCCCGACGGCAGCAAGATGGCCTACATCCTCGACGGATTGCTCTGGATGACTTCGGTATTGCCCGATGGAACCCCCACCGGTATCCCCATTCAGCTTACCACTGAACAGGCCGAAGCCCCCACCTGGACCGGCGATTCGAAGAGCCTGCTTTACCTGGCTACCAATGAATTCAAGCAGATCACCGTTGCCGACAAACGCATCGAACCGATTCCGATGACGCTGAACTGGCAGATCAGACAGCCCAATCAGTCGATGGTCATCCATGCCGGACGACTCTTCGACGGTAAATCAGGTACGTATCGACAGGATGTAGACATCCTCGTGGATAAAAATCGGATCAAAGCCATTGAACCCCACCGCACGGGCCGGACCGGTACGCTGATCGACGCGTCGACGAAGACCGTGATGCCGGGTCTGTTCGAGATGCACACGCACCAGCACTCAATGGTGGGCGAGAAGATCGGGCGGCTATGGCTATCGTATGGCATCACCTCTGTCCGGGAGCCCGGTGCCGACCCCTATGATGCGCTTGAACGCAAAGAGTCCTGGGCGAGTGGCGTCCGGCCGGGTCCCCGCCAATTCTTCACGGGTGGCCTCACTGACGGTACCCGCATTTACTACGGAGCCGCCACCAGTATCAATTCCGACGCGCAACTCGATCGCGAGCTGAAACGCGCGGTCCGGCTGGGCTATGATCTGATCAAGACCTACGTCCGTATGCCCGACGCCATGCAGCAGCGCATTACCACCTTTGCCCACGCCAACGGCATTCCGGTATCCTCGCACGAGATCTTCCCGGCTATGCGCTACGACGTCGACGCGGTGGAACACATTGGTGGCACGAGCCGGCGGGGGTACTCGCCCAAAATCACGGCCATGAACCGCAGCTATCAGGACGTGATTCAACTGCTGTCGAAGTCGGGTATGAACATTACCCCAACAGCTTCGCTACAGGGCGGTTTCTTCGTCGTGGCCAGCAAGGACCCGAACTTCTACGAAAACCGACAATACAAAGCCTTTTACTCGGAGGACTACAGCAACGCCCTGCAGGCCGGTGCAGCCCAGATCGTTAAAATCAGTCCCGGCTACTTCGCCAATTACAGCAACCTGCAAAAAAGCATTAAGGCGCTGATTGGCGCGGGCGCCCACGTCACCACCGGCACTGACAGCCCCTTTGTCCCCTACGGCCTGAGTCTGCACACCGAGTTACAGACATTTGTCGACGCGGGCCTGAGCCCGTACGAAGCGCTGCGTTCGGCAACGCTATGGGCCGCAGAGACCGTAGGCGTCAGCAAAGACCTTGGTTCGGTGGAGCCGGGTAAGCTGGCCGACCTTGTTATTGTCAACGGCGATCCCCTCACCAACATCAAGGATGCGCTGAACGTAGAGACAGTCATCCGCAACGGCGACGTACTACTAATTGAATCGCTCCTAAAACAGCCCTGA
- the porT gene encoding type IX secretion/gliding motility protein PorT/SprT: protein MDTAHLRRRVDLHWPKAVVAALFVLLIHVQSVAQSNYKYVVKHLERYDDKPIHYGFFFAAPVTRFSVGYSPAFVSTDSAYRIYSPNKGSFRVGFVVNAYLNERFDLRLTPAVSLFSREVKYDYPGGTSKTEVRESTWLDFPLLLKYKSERRNNSRMYLLAGGAFSVETNVRRKENIGASRLSTGTMDFSVEYGLGFEQFFEYFKFAPEIRFSHGLVNLYQPTNNAAGLGIKRLTSHTVTLYLNFE, encoded by the coding sequence ATGGATACCGCTCACCTTCGGCGTCGCGTCGATTTACATTGGCCAAAAGCGGTAGTTGCCGCCTTATTCGTCCTGCTGATTCACGTCCAGTCGGTTGCCCAGAGCAACTACAAGTACGTAGTGAAGCACCTCGAACGCTACGACGATAAACCCATCCACTACGGCTTTTTCTTTGCCGCTCCGGTCACCCGTTTCAGCGTTGGCTACAGTCCGGCCTTCGTCTCGACCGATTCGGCCTACCGTATTTACTCGCCCAACAAAGGTAGTTTCCGGGTGGGTTTCGTCGTCAACGCCTACCTCAACGAACGCTTCGACCTGCGCCTGACGCCGGCCGTATCGTTGTTTAGCCGCGAGGTCAAATACGATTACCCCGGCGGCACGTCGAAAACCGAAGTTCGTGAATCGACCTGGCTCGATTTTCCGCTGCTGCTGAAGTACAAATCCGAACGGCGTAATAACTCCCGGATGTACCTGCTGGCAGGTGGCGCTTTCAGCGTCGAAACGAACGTGCGCCGGAAGGAGAATATCGGCGCGAGTCGGCTCAGCACGGGCACCATGGATTTTTCGGTCGAATACGGACTTGGCTTCGAGCAGTTTTTCGAGTATTTCAAGTTTGCGCCCGAAATCCGTTTTTCCCACGGACTGGTCAATTTATACCAACCTACCAACAACGCAGCCGGACTTGGTATCAAGCGGCTAACGTCGCATACGGTAACGCTTTACCTGAATTTTGAGTAA
- the ubiE gene encoding bifunctional demethylmenaquinone methyltransferase/2-methoxy-6-polyprenyl-1,4-benzoquinol methylase UbiE, translated as MSVVPYKDKDTSKREQVAEMFDSISPKYDLLNHVLSGGIDILWRKRAIRELRRAATTPPKRILDIATGTGDFALEALALKPEKIVGMDISEGMLSVGRDKMKKRGVDQIIEMRAGDSEGLPLPDNDFDAVIVAFGVRNFENLQKGLTDMYRVTRPGGTCVVLEFSNPRQFPFKQLYGFYSSTILPLIGRMVSKDASAYTYLPESVQAFPDGPNFLRIYEAAGFTNTKWIPLTFGVASIYIGQKR; from the coding sequence ATGTCCGTCGTACCGTACAAAGATAAAGACACCTCCAAACGCGAGCAGGTTGCCGAGATGTTCGACAGCATTTCGCCCAAATACGACCTTCTGAACCACGTATTAAGCGGTGGTATCGACATCTTGTGGCGCAAGCGGGCCATTCGTGAGTTACGCCGGGCGGCTACGACACCACCCAAACGAATCCTCGACATTGCGACCGGCACCGGCGATTTTGCGCTCGAAGCCCTGGCCCTGAAACCCGAGAAAATCGTTGGCATGGATATTTCGGAAGGGATGCTATCGGTAGGACGCGACAAGATGAAGAAGCGGGGAGTCGATCAGATCATTGAAATGCGGGCGGGCGATTCAGAAGGATTACCCCTGCCAGACAATGATTTTGATGCTGTCATCGTTGCATTTGGTGTGCGCAACTTCGAGAACTTGCAGAAAGGACTAACCGATATGTACCGCGTTACGCGCCCCGGCGGTACGTGCGTGGTGCTAGAGTTCTCGAATCCGCGTCAGTTTCCGTTCAAACAGCTATACGGTTTTTACTCCAGTACTATCCTGCCCCTCATTGGGCGTATGGTGAGCAAAGATGCGTCGGCCTACACCTACCTGCCCGAGTCAGTACAGGCGTTTCCCGACGGTCCTAACTTCCTGCGTATCTATGAAGCGGCCGGATTCACCAACACCAAATGGATACCGCTCACCTTCGGCGTCGCGTCGATTTACATTGGCCAAAAGCGGTAG
- a CDS encoding dipeptidase has protein sequence MTNVLIPFLLLFLSASADDPITKKAHKIHQRILTLDTHADAPIMMQKPGFDVGKSHDTKRDGSQIDFPRMKAGGMDAMFFAVYTSQGPRTDEGHTEAKRNALNQFDLIHQALKKYPNLAELALTPDDAYRIQKAGKRAVFIGMENGYPVGKDLSMLKTYYDLGCRYITLTHFANNLIGDSSTDPDGPIYGGLSEFGKKVVPEMNRLGILIDVSHVADSTFYDALALSKAPVIASHSNARALCDYPRNMTDDMIRAIAKKGGVVQVNFVSDYLKKPSPAFQVAKTKFRMARVGRVLTPEQEARLKTEGDSLTKAFASERASLSDIADHIDHIVKIAGIDHVGIGSDFDGGGGVNGLEDVSQIENLTVELLRRNYSEQDIAKIWGGNLLRVLGQAKAQ, from the coding sequence ATGACCAACGTACTAATACCCTTCCTTCTGTTATTTCTTTCGGCGAGTGCCGACGACCCGATTACCAAAAAAGCCCACAAAATTCACCAGCGAATTCTGACGCTCGACACCCATGCCGATGCGCCCATTATGATGCAGAAGCCCGGTTTCGACGTGGGCAAATCGCACGATACCAAACGCGATGGATCACAGATCGATTTTCCCCGGATGAAGGCCGGTGGAATGGACGCCATGTTCTTCGCCGTCTATACCTCACAGGGACCCCGTACCGATGAAGGGCACACCGAAGCAAAACGGAATGCCCTCAACCAGTTCGATCTGATTCACCAAGCGCTCAAAAAATATCCGAACCTGGCCGAACTGGCTCTGACGCCCGACGATGCCTACCGCATCCAGAAGGCAGGCAAACGGGCCGTTTTCATTGGGATGGAAAATGGCTACCCCGTCGGGAAAGACCTGTCGATGCTCAAAACTTACTACGATCTGGGATGCCGGTACATTACCCTAACGCACTTTGCCAACAACCTGATCGGCGACTCATCTACCGATCCCGACGGCCCCATTTATGGTGGTCTGAGCGAATTCGGCAAGAAAGTCGTTCCCGAAATGAACCGACTCGGTATTCTCATCGACGTATCGCACGTGGCCGATAGCACGTTCTACGATGCGTTGGCTCTATCTAAAGCCCCCGTCATTGCATCGCACTCCAACGCGCGGGCGCTCTGTGACTACCCGCGCAACATGACCGATGATATGATTCGTGCCATTGCCAAGAAAGGGGGCGTTGTGCAGGTCAACTTCGTGAGCGATTACCTGAAAAAGCCGTCGCCGGCGTTTCAGGTGGCCAAAACCAAGTTCCGGATGGCGCGTGTGGGCCGGGTATTAACGCCCGAACAGGAGGCTCGACTGAAAACTGAAGGCGATTCGCTGACGAAAGCGTTCGCGTCGGAGCGCGCCAGCCTGAGCGATATCGCCGATCATATCGACCATATCGTTAAAATTGCGGGTATCGACCACGTAGGAATCGGTTCTGATTTTGATGGGGGCGGGGGCGTCAATGGACTCGAGGACGTGAGTCAGATCGAGAACCTGACGGTCGAACTGCTGCGCCGGAATTACTCCGAACAAGACATTGCCAAGATCTGGGGCGGCAATCTGCTCCGGGTACTGGGCCAGGCCAAAGCGCAGTAG